In the genome of uncultured Methanobrevibacter sp., the window AGAAGATTAGGTACTGTTCTCATTAGAGGAGACAATATTGTATACATTTCTCCATAGAAACTTAGTTTCTTATTTTTTCTATTAGTTTTTCTTTGTTCTACTCAATAAAGATTATTGAATTATTATTTATTAGTTAAATTAGTTTGTTTTATGAATTAATTTAATTAATTATCTATTTTATGTTCTTATTTCAAATAAGACTGTTTTATAGACCATTTATGAATTCTACGGAATTCGATAAAATTTACGATTATTGTTGTTATTAATTTAGGAGGAGATAGAAGTGAAAGGAACTCCATCAATGGGTAAAAAGAATAAAAAGACCCATATTAGATGTAGAAGATGTGGTAAAAACTCATACCACGTACGTAAGAAAGTTTGTGCTTCTTGTGGATTCGGTAAATCCAGTAAAATAAGAAGATACAGTTGGCAAAACAAAAAACCTACCACTCGTCAAAGATTAGTATAGGTTTGCCAAAGTTTTTAAGCATATAAAATTTATTTGAGATAATAAAAGCGAATTATCCAATCAAACTTTTAAAAAAGTTTGATCAAAACTTTTTTATTAAAGCTAATTATCTCAAAACCACTTACTATTTTTATTATTTTTATTTCATTTAGTCTATTTTAGGTATTTTATATTATATTTTTTAATCTTTTTAGCCTATTTTAGGTATTTCATATCTTATTTTTTAATCTATTTAGCTTATTTGAGGTATTTTTAACTAACTAATAGTTTTTATAAAAAAAGTAGATTTACATCAAATTAATTTTAAAATATTTTAAAAGAAGAGTTTTTAGATTAAGAATTATTTAAAAAAAGTAGTTTTAATGATTATTGAAAATCAGCAATGACCTGATCTAACTCCAGTTGAAGCTTTTTTAACAATTTCACATTTTTTCCAGTCTTATCCAGGATAATGGTCATTATCTTATCAACTTCATTCTCTTGATAGTTTGGATCTATCTCTTCACTGACACTATCCCATAGCTCTACAGCCCAGTTTTTCTTGCCGTTGTAGACTTGATCAATCAGTGTCAATTTGCCGTTTTTAAGTCTAAACAATCTAAAGTCTTGTTTTGGATTGGATTTCTTTCCTTCCTTATTGCAGTCAAGATATAATCCATCTGAAAACTCGGTTTTATAGTCTCCTGCCTTAACAAATTCCCCTACAAGGGAAAATCCATTCAACACACTTTTATCTAATCCTGTGACGGTTTTTACCCATCCGCCTATAGCTCTAAAGTTTATTGAAGGGTCTATATTTGTTATCTCTTCACACCAATTAAGAAGCATATTCATTCTCCAAAAGCATAATATTAAATTTATTTTATTTTATTTTATTTTAATTGATTTTTTGTTATAATATGTCTTTTAATTTTAATAAAATCCAAGATAAAAATTATATTAATATTGAAATTAGCTATAATTTTGCCTTGTTCGTTTAAAAAGGGATTAAAAATATATTATTTAAAAAAAACATAAAATGCTAATGTTCTTTAAATTCTGATTTAAATCTTTAAGCCGAAACTTAAACCTGATTTTCAGCAATTTAACATTATTTAAAAATAGGTTTTATGCTTGTTGGATTATATTATATTAGTTTATTTATAAATGGATTATTCGAGAGCATTTGAAAACTAATATTTTGACAAATATGTTTAATTTTTGTTTAGAAATAGTTAATCTTACATAACAATTGTTTAAGATTTATATATTAAGGATAACAAATAATTAGTTAAGTATAGTTTTATGCAGATAAATGATAGTGCTGTTATGATAATTTAATATTAATTTATTGAATGATATATGGGGTAATATTAAATTATTATAATAATTCATCTAAATTCACTAAACGCTATTTTTAAAACTATATTAAATAAATTAATCATTGAGTGAATTAAAATGAAATTATTGGAAAAGTTTAATATTGTACCTAATAACGAAGATTTATATGTAATTGCATTTACTCATTCTTCATACAGTGCCAAACATGACTTGGATTATGATTATGAAAGACTTGAGTTTCTTGGAGATTCCGTTTTGAATATGCTCACTTCAGAATTCCTCCAGAATATGCATCCTAGTTTTAGTGAAGGGAAATTGACTAAGCTTCGAGCTAATTATGTCTGTCAGAACGCTTTGATTGTATATTCCCATGAAAATAACTTGGATAAATGCATCAGATTGAACCTGGAAGACAATGCGCTCACTGACAATGAGGTAATTTCAATAACTGCCGACGTTTTTGAGTCTTTTTTAGGAGCCATTTATCTTGATCAAGGAATAGACAAGGCGAAGGAATTCCTGGAAAAAACAGTTTTCCCATATATTGAGAAAAAAACCATATTCTTCTATGATTACAAATCCACTATCAAGGAGTATGGAGATGCTGAAGGTGTAGAGGTTAGCTATGAATTGCTTGAAGAGCATGGTGCACCACATGACAAGACATTCGTAATGAGGATCTTGATTGATGGCGTTGATTACGGTCATGGTGTGGGTAAAAGCAAAAAAGATGCAGAGCAATTGGCTGCATGTAAAGCTATTGATAAGCTAAAAATAGAAAAATAACTTGTTAAATAGATTATTAAAGAACATATTTTTTAAAAAATAGATTATTAAAGAATAGTTTATTAAAAAAAGATTATTAAAGAATAGATTGTTAAAATAGTTAAACTATTCCTCGTATATCTCAAGACAAATCTCATAGATTGTTTTCAAATCTTCTTTTATATCGAATTTAATGTTTTCCGGATTTTTTTCATTGAAGTGATTTATGACTTTATTCTCATCTATTTCATGATTATCAATTAGGTCCATGATGATTTTAGACACTATCTTGCTTGTTTCAACGGTAATTCCATCATTGAACAAGAGTTCATATAATTCAATCAATAAATCAGTATTGTCAAATTCAATTGGATTTTCTTTTGTCATGAGATAATTCCTTATTTTTATTGTTAAATGATTATATATGGGTTATATATATTAATATTTGCTATTTTTTATATAAAACATTTATAAGTAAATATAAATAGTATTAGAATATATATTAATAATGCATAATACTTATATACTTTAAGAAAATATTCAGTTATTATGAACTAACTATACAAAACTGAAATAATATTTATTCAATTTATAAATACTAGCTAGCTGTTGAATAGTATGCTGAATTATTTAAAATTCAGTATTCTTAAACTTTAAAGGTAATTGAAAATGAAACAAAATACTGTTGGTAGAGTTATAACAAAATACTTCTCTATTGAAGAGGATTTGAAGTTAAGCTCTGGCAAGACCCTTAGCAATGTAGAACTTGCTTATGAAACTTATGGTGAATTGAATTCCGCTAAATCAAATGCTATTTTAGTCTGCCATGCACTTACTGGAGATGCACATGCTGCAGGTAAGTACACTGGCAACAAGAATGAGAAGCCAGGATGGTGGGAGATGGTTATTGGTCCTGGAAAGGCATTAGATACAGATAAATACTTTGTAATCTGTTCAAATGTTTTAGGTGGATGTAAAGGTTCAACCGGTCCTGCATCAATCAACCCTGTAACCGAAAAGAAATATGCGCTTGACTTCCCAATAATCACCATTGAAGATATGGTTCATGCACAGAAAAAGCTTATAGAACATTTAGGCATAGACAAATTATATGCAGTTATTGGAGGTTCTATGGGTGGAATGCAGGCTTTGCAATGGACTGTCTCTTATCCTAATATGATGAAAAAGGCAAGTATAATTGCTACAACTGCAAGGTCTTCCCCTCAGCAAATCGCTTTTAATGAGGTAGGTAGGCAATCCATTATTCTAGACAATAACTGGAATAAGGGAAATTACTATGATCAGGAATATGCTCCAAGATCAGGTCTTGCAGTGGCACGTATGATAGGACACATCACATATCTCAGTGATGCTTCAATGTATCAGAAGTTTGGAAGAGACTTGCAGGACAAGACAGAACTCAGTTATGACTTCACTGTTGATTTTGAGGTTGAAAGTTACTTGCACCACCAAGGTGAGACTTTTGTAAGACGCTTTGATGCTAATTCCTATTTATACATTACAAAAGCAGTTGATTACTTTGATTTGGCAGTAGACGGTAACTTGGCTGAAGGTTTAAAGGATGTTGAGGCTAAGATACAGGTCATTGCTGTAGATTCTGATTGGTTATATCCTGTAGACCAGTCTAAAGACCTTTTGGCTGCACTTCAAACCAATGATGTGGATGTAATCTATAATGAAGTCAAGTCTGACTATGGTCACGATGCATTCTTGCTTGAAAACGGTCAAATGAACTTCCTTTTATCTAATTTCCTATCTGAGCATAATGTTGGAGATGTTATGAAAACAGAAGTTCCTACAATTTGCATTGATTCAACCGTTAAGGAAGCTGCAATTATCATGTTTGACAATGAGATCACTCATTTGCCTGTTGTAAACGATGATAAGACTTTAGCAGGAATCGTTACTGCATGGGACTTGTCCAAATCCATTGTAGAGGATTGCAGTGAATTGAGAGAAGTAATGACTAAGGATGTCAGAACCTGTAAATCAACAGATGAGATTGAGGATATCGCAAGATTGATGAAGAAATACAATATTTCATGCTTGCCTGTTGTTGATGGAGATGACTTAAAAGGTCTCATTACAACTGATAGGATATCACATCTTATTTCTAACTACTAATCCCAGCTTTTCCGCTCCTTCGGAGCGAAAACCTGGACCAAAATTCTATCCTCAGTTGGTAGTACCTTACATTTTTTATTTTTTTACTTTTTTTATTCTTTTTATCTATTTTTAAGAATTTTTATCTATTTTTTAACTTTTTTTATTCTTTTTATCTATTTTTAAGAATTTTTATCTATTTTTTAACTTCTTTTATTCTTTTTATCTATTTTTAAGAATTTTTATCTATTTTTTAACTTCTTTTATTCTTTTTATCTATTTTTAAGAATTTTTATCTATTTTTTTACTTTTTTTATTCTTTTAATTTTATTTCTAAAAATTTTATCAATTTTTCTTATTTTTGATAATTATTAAAATAATGAAGTTAAGTTTTTATATTTATATTTATAAAAATATTAATAATTGATTTTAGGATTTAATAACATGAGTGAAAAATTAGAGTGGGATAGTTCCCTATCATTTATATTTGCTATGATTGGAGCTGCCGTTGGTCTTGGAAACATTTGGAGATTCAGTTATGTATTGTATTCCAACGGTGGAGGATCATTCTTTATTCCTTATTTCACTGCTATAGCAATTATGGGAATCCCTTTTTTAATACTTGAATATGGTGTGGGATTCAGTTTTAAGGAATCCTTTTCGAAGATTTTAAAGGATATCAATGAGCGGTTCGAGTATATAGCTTGGGCTCTTGTTCTCTTTGTTTTCATTGTTACAATTTATTATATGGTTATCCTGAGTTGGGATATGGTATATCTTCTAAGCAGTTTCACATTCAGTTGGGGTGCTGATACAGCAGCTTACTTCACAACCACTGTAGGTGGAAGCTCTGATTTGGCTAGTGCAGGATTCTTGCTTGTCCCTACAACCATTTGTGTAATCCTGATGTGGATTGTTTTATGGTACATTTCACATAAGGATGTTGACAAAGGTATCGGTAAGGTTTCAAAAGTCTTGATTCCATCCTTATTTGTCATAATGGGAATAATTGTTTTTTATGCATTGACATTGCCTGGACATATGATAGGTGTTGATGCTCTTTTAAGGCCAAGATGGTCAATGCTTTTGGATATCAATATTTGGCTAGCGGCATTTGCTCAAATTATTTTCTCTTTAAGTATGGGTCAGGCAATCGCTTTGACTTATGCAAGCTACTTGCCAAAGGCTTCAAAATTAACAGACAATGTGCTTATTGTAGTTGCTTCAAACTCCTTGTTTGAGATATTCACTGCATTTGGTGTATTCTCAATTCTTGGTTACATGTCACTCCATTCAGGTATGGCAATGACCAAATTGGTTACTGAAGGAACTGGGCTTGTATTTGTTGTTTTCCCAATGATCTTTAATATCATGGGTCCAATCGGTAGGATTTTAGCACCATTGCTGTTCTTGGCTATTTTATTTGCAGGAATAACCTCTGCATTAGGATTCTTTGAACCAATGCTCTCTTCTACAAGCGCTAAGTTTAATTTAGGCAGAAAAAAGACTGCAGCTATTCTTTCAATAGTTGGATGTGCATTTTCAGTCCTCTTGACTACTGGAATCAGCAGTTATCTTGTTGGAATCATTGACTCATTTGTAAACCAATTCGGTATCCTTCTATTGATTGGAGTCCAATGTGTAATATTCGCTTGGTTCTATAAGCTTGATGATTTGGTTCCTGTATTGAATGAGAATGGACACTTGAAAGTAGGCAAAATCTGGAAATTCATAATCAAGTACCTATTGCCTTTTGTTCTCTTTGCAATGTGGATTTACGGTATGTATGATCTTTTCATGAGTGCAGCGGCATTCGAGTTGATTGTTGATTCAATCATTATGGTGGCTGTTTTAGCATTCAGTATCATTTTAACTAGATTAAGCCCAAGAGAAGATGAAAGTTAGTCTTTTTAATTTAATAGAAAATAAAATATTTAAGTAATGAAGTACAAATAATATTTTATAAGATTTGAAAGGTAAACGTATCCCTATTAGGGATTGTCCCAATTGGGGCGAGTAAATTCCCTATAGGTTCTTCTTTTCTTTTATTTTTATCTTTCAAATAAAATTTTCACATTACTATTTTTAATTAATTTTATAAATTCTTCATTGTTTTTTTCATAATTTTGAAAATAAGACCATGAAATTATATCAATAATTTGTAATCCTTTTGAATTAGTTGATGAAAGATGAGAAATTTCAATAGGAAAATTTAAGTTATTATTTAAGTTTTCAATAAAATACTTGTCAAAAAGTTTAATATCACTATGTTTAGTTTTTGATTTATCGATTATAATGCTGGTCTTTTGCTTAATAGTAATCATTTTAGCCAATTCTGATGCAATTATATCATATAATTCATTATTATTTGAATATTTAATTTTATCTTTATTTTCTTTATTAAATACTATTATCACGGCTTCATAGTCAATATTTTCAAGTCTTTTTAAAATTTTTTTAATAATATAATTAGGCGTATTATTTCCTTTAATTTCATTAGAATTACGTAGTTGTTTTTTAAATATTCTATTAATTTTATTGATTATCCTTTCTAAATCGGTTTTATTGGATGAAATTATTGCAGAAATAATAAAATACTTTGAATCTTCCCCTAGATCCCCGCTTTCATCAATATAAATATAATCCATAAGTTAATATTATGATTTTTCGTTTATATATTTAATTAATCTTCTATACGATGTTAATTTTTCATTTAAGGTATAATTTACACTTTAAATATAATATTATAATTATTTAATTAAAAAATAATTAAATAAAGCATTTTTATGAAATTAATTTTTAATTTAAAAATTTTTTAAAAGATAATTAAAAGTTTTAAATAAATAAAAATATAAATAATATTTAATGAACGCTATAAAAACTTCCAATCAAAACGGGGATAAGATATTCACCATAGACTTCTTTTTAATCTTCGGTGCATTGCTATTTTCAGCTCTTGTAATGTATGCATTGATGTCTACAGTTACTGAGTATGCAACTTCTATGGGAACAAGCGCTACCATAGCAGGTCTTGTATCTGGAATATACATCTTTGGAGGACTTTG includes:
- a CDS encoding 50S ribosomal protein L37e → MKGTPSMGKKNKKTHIRCRRCGKNSYHVRKKVCASCGFGKSSKIRRYSWQNKKPTTRQRLV
- the rnc gene encoding ribonuclease III, which translates into the protein MKLLEKFNIVPNNEDLYVIAFTHSSYSAKHDLDYDYERLEFLGDSVLNMLTSEFLQNMHPSFSEGKLTKLRANYVCQNALIVYSHENNLDKCIRLNLEDNALTDNEVISITADVFESFLGAIYLDQGIDKAKEFLEKTVFPYIEKKTIFFYDYKSTIKEYGDAEGVEVSYELLEEHGAPHDKTFVMRILIDGVDYGHGVGKSKKDAEQLAACKAIDKLKIEK
- a CDS encoding homoserine O-acetyltransferase yields the protein MKQNTVGRVITKYFSIEEDLKLSSGKTLSNVELAYETYGELNSAKSNAILVCHALTGDAHAAGKYTGNKNEKPGWWEMVIGPGKALDTDKYFVICSNVLGGCKGSTGPASINPVTEKKYALDFPIITIEDMVHAQKKLIEHLGIDKLYAVIGGSMGGMQALQWTVSYPNMMKKASIIATTARSSPQQIAFNEVGRQSIILDNNWNKGNYYDQEYAPRSGLAVARMIGHITYLSDASMYQKFGRDLQDKTELSYDFTVDFEVESYLHHQGETFVRRFDANSYLYITKAVDYFDLAVDGNLAEGLKDVEAKIQVIAVDSDWLYPVDQSKDLLAALQTNDVDVIYNEVKSDYGHDAFLLENGQMNFLLSNFLSEHNVGDVMKTEVPTICIDSTVKEAAIIMFDNEITHLPVVNDDKTLAGIVTAWDLSKSIVEDCSELREVMTKDVRTCKSTDEIEDIARLMKKYNISCLPVVDGDDLKGLITTDRISHLISNY
- a CDS encoding sodium-dependent transporter, which gives rise to MSEKLEWDSSLSFIFAMIGAAVGLGNIWRFSYVLYSNGGGSFFIPYFTAIAIMGIPFLILEYGVGFSFKESFSKILKDINERFEYIAWALVLFVFIVTIYYMVILSWDMVYLLSSFTFSWGADTAAYFTTTVGGSSDLASAGFLLVPTTICVILMWIVLWYISHKDVDKGIGKVSKVLIPSLFVIMGIIVFYALTLPGHMIGVDALLRPRWSMLLDINIWLAAFAQIIFSLSMGQAIALTYASYLPKASKLTDNVLIVVASNSLFEIFTAFGVFSILGYMSLHSGMAMTKLVTEGTGLVFVVFPMIFNIMGPIGRILAPLLFLAILFAGITSALGFFEPMLSSTSAKFNLGRKKTAAILSIVGCAFSVLLTTGISSYLVGIIDSFVNQFGILLLIGVQCVIFAWFYKLDDLVPVLNENGHLKVGKIWKFIIKYLLPFVLFAMWIYGMYDLFMSAAAFELIVDSIIMVAVLAFSIILTRLSPREDES
- a CDS encoding DUF3800 domain-containing protein, with protein sequence MDYIYIDESGDLGEDSKYFIISAIISSNKTDLERIINKINRIFKKQLRNSNEIKGNNTPNYIIKKILKRLENIDYEAVIIVFNKENKDKIKYSNNNELYDIIASELAKMITIKQKTSIIIDKSKTKHSDIKLFDKYFIENLNNNLNFPIEISHLSSTNSKGLQIIDIISWSYFQNYEKNNEEFIKLIKNSNVKILFER